One stretch of Nocardioides perillae DNA includes these proteins:
- a CDS encoding metal ABC transporter permease: MTDLLALPFMQRALIAALFTGLAAPVVGTYLVQRRLALMGDGLGHVAVTGVALGLWTGAAPTWTAVLVAVVGAVLIEVIRERGHTSGDVALALLFYGGIAGGILITGLAGQSATTLNQYLFGSLTTLAVGDVWFTIALAAVVVVLGVGLAPQLFTVAQDQDFARVAGLRVRGYNLLVAVLAAVTVTVAMRTVGLLLVSALMVVPVATSQQVMRTFRRTMALAVALGVGASVGGLLLAAYLSVAADLTVATGPTIVLLALACFALTWPIGSWLRHRERARSPFPEVPGEEEVVVAASAHPHQHGPDCGHPAIRHGDHVDYVHDGHRHAPHEEHYDEH, from the coding sequence GTGACCGACCTGCTCGCGCTGCCCTTCATGCAGCGAGCGTTGATCGCGGCCCTGTTCACCGGTCTGGCGGCCCCGGTCGTCGGCACCTACCTGGTCCAGCGCCGCCTCGCGCTCATGGGTGACGGGCTCGGCCACGTCGCCGTCACCGGGGTAGCGCTCGGGCTGTGGACCGGCGCCGCCCCCACCTGGACCGCCGTGCTGGTGGCGGTCGTCGGCGCGGTGCTCATCGAGGTCATCCGCGAGCGCGGCCACACCAGCGGCGACGTCGCGCTCGCCCTGCTCTTCTACGGTGGCATCGCCGGCGGCATCCTCATCACCGGCCTGGCCGGGCAGAGCGCGACCACGCTCAACCAGTACCTCTTCGGCTCGCTCACCACGCTGGCGGTCGGCGACGTGTGGTTCACCATCGCGCTCGCCGCGGTCGTCGTCGTGCTCGGTGTGGGGCTGGCGCCCCAGCTCTTCACCGTCGCCCAGGACCAGGACTTCGCCCGAGTGGCGGGCCTGCGCGTGCGCGGCTACAACCTGCTGGTCGCCGTGCTCGCCGCGGTGACCGTGACCGTGGCGATGCGCACCGTGGGGCTGCTGCTCGTCTCCGCCCTCATGGTCGTGCCGGTCGCGACCTCGCAGCAGGTCATGCGCACCTTCCGCCGCACCATGGCCCTCGCGGTCGCCCTCGGCGTGGGGGCCTCCGTCGGCGGCCTGCTGCTGGCGGCCTACCTCTCGGTGGCCGCGGACCTGACCGTCGCCACCGGACCGACCATCGTGCTCCTGGCACTCGCCTGCTTCGCCCTCACCTGGCCGATCGGCAGCTGGCTGCGGCACCGCGAGCGCGCCCGCAGCCCCTTCCCCGAGGTGCCGGGCGAGGAGGAGGTGGTCGTGGCGGCCTCGGCGCACCCGCACCAGCACGGACCCGACTGCGGCCACCCCGCGATCCGCCACGGCGACCACGTCGACTACGTGCACGACGGGCACCGCCACGCGCCGCACGAGGAGCACTATGACGAGCACTGA
- a CDS encoding metal ABC transporter substrate-binding protein, giving the protein MSLRRASALVPALALALSSCAALGADGDAAAGGSGGDAPTVAAAFYPLGWVAEQVAGDRAEVELLTSPGAEPHDLELGVGETATVAGADVVLLLDGFQPAVDEAAAESAEGSVLDAADVVDLRVADDPHDHEGEHEGEHAGESAEDHAEHEGEHAGESAEDHAEHEGEEHTEGDGHTEGDGHDHGDSDLDPHFWLDPQRMADLGDAVADELAAVDPDGAADYEAAAADLRTRLEQLDAEYAEGLASCARDTVVVNHDAFAYLERYGLDFEPIAGLSPDSEPTPGDLARLQDVIADEGVTTVFSERLVSPKTAETLASDLGIEADVLDPLEGLTDETAGEDYLSLMRANLSALQAANGC; this is encoded by the coding sequence ATGAGTTTGCGACGTGCCTCCGCCCTCGTCCCCGCCCTCGCCCTCGCCCTCTCCTCCTGCGCCGCGCTCGGCGCCGACGGGGACGCCGCTGCCGGTGGGTCCGGCGGCGACGCCCCGACCGTGGCCGCCGCGTTCTACCCCCTGGGATGGGTCGCCGAGCAGGTCGCGGGCGACCGGGCCGAGGTCGAGCTGCTGACCTCCCCCGGAGCCGAGCCGCACGACCTCGAGCTCGGCGTCGGCGAGACCGCGACGGTGGCCGGCGCCGACGTGGTGCTGCTGCTCGACGGCTTCCAGCCTGCCGTCGACGAGGCGGCCGCCGAGTCCGCCGAGGGCTCGGTGCTGGACGCCGCCGACGTCGTCGACCTCCGCGTCGCCGACGACCCGCACGACCACGAGGGCGAGCACGAGGGCGAGCACGCGGGCGAGAGCGCCGAGGACCACGCCGAGCACGAGGGCGAGCACGCGGGCGAGAGCGCCGAGGACCACGCCGAGCACGAGGGCGAGGAGCACACCGAGGGCGACGGGCACACCGAGGGCGACGGGCACGACCACGGCGACAGCGACCTCGACCCGCACTTCTGGCTGGACCCGCAGCGGATGGCCGACCTGGGCGACGCCGTCGCGGACGAGCTGGCCGCGGTCGATCCCGACGGTGCCGCCGACTACGAGGCGGCCGCCGCCGACCTGCGCACCCGCCTCGAGCAGCTCGACGCCGAGTACGCCGAGGGGCTGGCCTCCTGCGCGCGCGACACCGTCGTCGTCAACCACGACGCCTTCGCCTACCTCGAGCGCTACGGCCTGGACTTCGAGCCGATCGCCGGCCTCTCCCCCGACAGCGAGCCCACCCCGGGCGACCTCGCCCGGCTGCAGGACGTCATCGCCGACGAGGGCGTCACCACCGTCTTCAGCGAGCGCCTGGTCAGCCCGAAGACCGCCGAGACGCTCGCCTCCGACCTGGGCATCGAGGCCGACGTGCTCGACCCGCTCGAGGGGCTGACCGACGAGACGGCCGGGGAGGACTACCTTTCCCTCATGCGCGCGAACCTCTCGGCCCTCCAGGCGGCGAACGGCTGTTGA
- the recO gene encoding DNA repair protein RecO: protein MLYRDEAVVLRTHKLGEADRIVTLLTRQHGLVRAVARGVRRTSSRWGSRLEPFTHVDLQLAEGRSLDVVTQAETLTPFSAHLGADYERYTAGTVMLETAERLVVEEREPAVQQFLLLVGGLRAMAGGHRGPTQVLDSYLLRSLAVAGYAASFDACARCGLEGPHRWFNPASGGMLCSTCRLPGSASPAPQTVTVLGALLAGDWECVEAADPRHLREAGTLVAAYLAWHVERSLRSLPYVERSS, encoded by the coding sequence GTGCTCTACCGGGACGAGGCCGTCGTGCTCCGCACGCACAAGCTGGGCGAGGCGGACCGCATCGTCACGCTGCTGACGCGTCAGCACGGGCTCGTGCGCGCGGTCGCGCGCGGCGTGCGTCGCACGTCCTCGCGCTGGGGCTCGCGCCTCGAGCCCTTCACCCACGTCGACCTGCAGCTGGCCGAGGGCCGCAGCCTCGACGTCGTGACCCAGGCCGAGACGCTGACGCCCTTCTCGGCCCACCTCGGCGCCGACTACGAGCGCTACACCGCCGGCACCGTGATGCTCGAGACCGCCGAGCGGCTCGTGGTCGAGGAGCGCGAGCCGGCCGTGCAGCAGTTCTTGCTGCTGGTGGGCGGGCTGCGGGCCATGGCCGGCGGTCACCGGGGGCCGACGCAGGTGCTCGACTCCTACCTGCTGCGCAGCCTCGCCGTCGCCGGGTACGCCGCGTCCTTCGACGCGTGCGCCCGCTGCGGGCTCGAGGGTCCCCACCGCTGGTTCAACCCCGCCTCGGGCGGCATGCTCTGCAGCACCTGCCGGCTGCCGGGCTCGGCCTCGCCGGCGCCGCAGACCGTCACCGTGCTGGGTGCGCTGCTGGCCGGTGACTGGGAGTGCGTCGAGGCGGCCGACCCCCGCCACCTGCGCGAGGCCGGGACGCTGGTCGCGGCGTACCTCGCCTGGCACGTGGAGCGCAGCCTGCGCTCCCTGCCCTACGTGGAGCGCTCGAGCTAG
- a CDS encoding alpha/beta fold hydrolase — MLVSERVGQVFVEDAAGHRERLEFTEHGSGEAWVVLLPAPLLSRRSLEPLARHLAAGGLHVVTLDPLGQGRSDRPADPLAYSVAAAARHVVSLLDHLGAGQAVVGGTSLGSAVALTVAAEAPERVRGLVLDAPLLDNGFAAALVTLGPLMLTARHAPLPLTLLRLVTRPVPRGPLPHWLGVALDGADQRPRALAAMLHGVLATGLAPDPGRRRRVTAPTLVVAHPGDPWHRTSDARLLGEELPHATVTTAGRRVPRRGGTDPAAMEVLDFCRRSWKVSRRRRRAGA, encoded by the coding sequence ATGCTGGTCTCCGAGCGCGTCGGTCAGGTCTTCGTCGAGGACGCCGCTGGCCACCGCGAGCGGCTGGAGTTCACCGAGCACGGCAGCGGCGAGGCCTGGGTGGTGCTGCTGCCGGCGCCCCTGCTGTCGCGCCGCTCGCTCGAGCCGCTCGCCCGGCACCTCGCCGCCGGCGGCCTCCACGTCGTCACCCTCGACCCGCTGGGGCAGGGCCGCTCCGACCGACCGGCCGACCCGCTCGCCTACTCCGTGGCGGCCGCCGCCCGCCACGTGGTGTCGCTGCTCGACCACCTCGGCGCCGGGCAGGCCGTCGTGGGCGGCACGTCGCTCGGCTCCGCGGTGGCCCTCACCGTGGCGGCCGAGGCACCGGAGCGCGTGCGCGGGCTGGTCCTCGACGCGCCGCTGCTCGACAACGGCTTCGCCGCCGCCCTGGTCACGCTGGGCCCGCTCATGCTGACGGCGCGCCACGCGCCCCTGCCGCTGACCCTCCTGCGGCTCGTCACCCGCCCGGTGCCGCGCGGCCCGCTGCCGCACTGGCTGGGCGTGGCCCTCGACGGTGCCGACCAGCGCCCCCGCGCCCTCGCCGCGATGCTCCACGGCGTGCTCGCCACCGGTCTCGCGCCCGACCCGGGCCGCCGGCGCCGCGTCACCGCGCCGACCCTGGTCGTCGCCCACCCCGGCGACCCGTGGCACCGCACGTCCGACGCGCGGCTCCTCGGCGAGGAGCTGCCCCACGCGACGGTGACCACGGCCGGCCGGCGGGTGCCACGCCGCGGCGGCACCGACCCGGCCGCGATGGAGGTGCTCGACTTCTGCCGCCGCTCGTGGAAGGTCTCGCGCCGCCGGCGCCGCGCCGGCGCCTGA
- a CDS encoding gluconate:H+ symporter, whose product MDAIAPAYGTATLLLIAAAAVALLLVLIMVVRLHAFVALVLVSVLTAVAAGIPVADVPDALLYGFADTIGSVALLVGFGVMIGRLLEVTGGAQVLADTLISRFGERRAPLALGVAALLFGFPIFFDAGLVVFLPIILTVARRFGGSLLLYALPAAGAFAAMHALVPPHPGPVAAAEALEADIGLTLLVGAPVAVVSWYVGVMLVSRVLGRRVHVDVPELLFGEAVDPADTSPAPTGGASPGRGQDAAGTGARSATAVRETSAPSFATVVGLLLLPFVLIAFDTVLATLASAGVVDEEATWVASLRLLGNTTVALLLTTLVAIFTLGTRGRSLSDVGTILDKALAPICSIILITGAGGMFGGVLELSGIGEALSGSLSDLGMSLVLQAFVVSTLLRVAQGSATVALTTASGLLAPAAAAASLGELQLVLLVVAIAAGATVLSHVNDSGFWLVSRFFGMDEATTLKTWTVMETTLGLAAFGCALALWPVAGALG is encoded by the coding sequence GTGGACGCCATCGCCCCGGCGTACGGCACGGCGACGCTGCTGCTCATCGCCGCCGCCGCCGTCGCCTTGCTGCTCGTGCTCATCATGGTGGTCAGGCTGCACGCCTTCGTGGCGCTCGTCCTCGTCAGCGTGCTGACCGCCGTCGCCGCCGGCATCCCCGTGGCCGACGTGCCCGACGCGCTGCTCTACGGCTTCGCCGACACCATCGGGTCGGTCGCGCTGCTCGTCGGCTTCGGCGTGATGATCGGACGCCTGCTGGAGGTGACCGGCGGGGCCCAGGTGCTGGCGGACACGCTGATCAGCCGCTTCGGCGAGCGGCGCGCGCCGCTCGCCCTCGGCGTCGCCGCCCTCCTCTTCGGCTTCCCGATCTTCTTCGACGCGGGCCTCGTCGTCTTCCTGCCGATCATCCTGACCGTCGCCCGCCGCTTCGGGGGTTCGCTGCTGCTCTACGCCCTGCCGGCCGCCGGCGCCTTCGCGGCCATGCACGCGCTGGTGCCGCCCCACCCGGGGCCCGTCGCGGCGGCCGAGGCGCTGGAGGCCGACATCGGCCTGACCCTGCTGGTCGGCGCCCCGGTCGCGGTCGTGTCCTGGTACGTCGGCGTCATGCTGGTCTCGCGGGTGCTGGGCAGGCGCGTCCACGTCGACGTGCCCGAGCTGCTCTTCGGCGAGGCGGTCGACCCGGCCGACACCTCGCCCGCGCCCACCGGGGGAGCCTCGCCCGGGCGCGGCCAGGACGCCGCAGGCACCGGCGCGCGGTCCGCGACCGCGGTGCGCGAGACGTCGGCCCCGTCGTTCGCCACCGTCGTGGGCCTGCTGCTGCTGCCCTTCGTGCTGATCGCCTTCGACACCGTGCTCGCCACCCTCGCCTCCGCCGGGGTCGTGGACGAGGAGGCGACGTGGGTGGCGTCGCTGCGGCTGCTGGGCAACACCACGGTGGCGCTGCTGCTGACCACGCTGGTCGCGATCTTCACCCTCGGCACGCGCGGCCGCTCGCTCTCCGACGTCGGCACCATCCTCGACAAGGCGCTGGCGCCGATCTGCTCGATCATCCTCATCACCGGCGCCGGCGGCATGTTCGGCGGCGTGCTGGAGCTCAGCGGCATCGGCGAGGCGCTCAGCGGGTCGCTCTCCGACCTCGGCATGTCGCTCGTGCTCCAGGCCTTCGTGGTCTCGACGCTGCTGCGCGTCGCGCAGGGCTCGGCCACCGTCGCGCTCACCACGGCCAGCGGCCTGCTGGCCCCCGCGGCGGCGGCCGCGAGCCTGGGCGAGCTGCAGCTGGTGCTCCTGGTCGTCGCGATCGCGGCCGGCGCGACGGTGCTCTCGCACGTCAACGACTCCGGCTTCTGGCTGGTCAGCCGGTTCTTCGGCATGGACGAGGCGACCACGCTCAAGACCTGGACGGTCATGGAGACCACGCTCGGCCTCGCCGCCTTCGGCTGCGCGCTGGCGCTGTGGCCCGTGGCCGGCGCCCTCGGGTGA
- a CDS encoding MarR family transcriptional regulator — protein sequence MSSTNHAIEQQLFTMLRRTNAIHVSTAHGDYELERSSYGILCLLDDEGPMRLGQIATTFNLDPSTITRQVQAVERLGLAARSQDPQDRRAALLDLTPEGRDAVRTARAHRREMLDLLLGAWSEDEREEFLRALTRFNTTVTRWIEDSAPPSPAGD from the coding sequence GTGTCCTCCACCAACCACGCGATCGAGCAGCAGCTGTTCACGATGCTGCGCCGCACCAACGCGATCCACGTCTCGACCGCCCACGGCGACTACGAGCTCGAGCGCTCGAGCTACGGCATCCTGTGCCTGCTCGACGACGAGGGCCCCATGCGGTTGGGGCAGATCGCCACGACCTTCAACCTGGACCCCTCGACGATCACCCGCCAGGTCCAGGCCGTCGAGCGCCTCGGGCTCGCCGCGCGCTCGCAGGACCCGCAGGACCGGCGCGCCGCGCTGCTCGACCTGACGCCGGAGGGCCGCGACGCCGTCCGCACCGCTCGCGCCCACCGCCGCGAGATGCTCGACCTGCTGCTGGGCGCCTGGTCCGAGGACGAGCGTGAGGAGTTCCTGCGCGCCCTCACCCGCTTCAACACCACCGTCACCCGCTGGATCGAGGACAGCGCCCCGCCCAGCCCGGCGGGCGACTAG
- a CDS encoding metal ABC transporter ATP-binding protein: MSPAAPTTPTAPVAEVHDGAVVLGGRPVLRGIDLAVPAGQFVALMGANGSGKSTLVRAMTGLLPLARGRATLFGSPVERFADRHRVGFVPQRAGATSGVPASVAEVVASGRLTRRRVLRPASRTDRRAVHDALETVGLADRARDAVSTLSGGQQQRVLIARALAGEPELFFLDEPTAGVDLGSQQALADTLAALAARGSTVVLVAHELGPLAPLVQRTVVLRGGRVVHDGAPLAADEAVALHEAHGSHCHDLGLPGDDPRDRRFAHDHAPHVAAPLEAP, translated from the coding sequence TTGAGCCCGGCAGCCCCCACGACCCCGACCGCGCCGGTCGCCGAGGTGCACGACGGCGCCGTCGTCCTCGGCGGCCGCCCCGTGCTCCGCGGCATCGACCTCGCGGTGCCGGCCGGGCAGTTCGTGGCGCTCATGGGCGCGAACGGCTCCGGCAAGTCGACGCTGGTGCGGGCGATGACCGGCCTGCTCCCGCTCGCGCGGGGCCGCGCGACCCTCTTCGGCTCCCCCGTGGAGCGCTTCGCCGACCGGCACCGCGTGGGCTTCGTGCCGCAGCGCGCGGGCGCCACGAGCGGCGTGCCCGCCTCGGTCGCCGAGGTGGTCGCCTCCGGGCGCCTGACCCGACGCCGGGTGCTGCGGCCTGCCAGCCGGACCGACCGCCGCGCGGTGCACGACGCCCTCGAGACCGTCGGCCTCGCCGACCGCGCCCGCGACGCGGTCTCCACCCTCTCCGGCGGTCAGCAGCAACGGGTGCTCATCGCCCGGGCACTGGCCGGGGAGCCCGAGCTGTTCTTCCTCGACGAGCCGACCGCCGGGGTCGACCTCGGCAGCCAGCAGGCGCTGGCCGACACCCTCGCCGCGCTCGCCGCCCGCGGCTCGACCGTGGTGCTGGTGGCCCACGAGCTCGGTCCCCTGGCCCCCCTGGTCCAGCGCACCGTCGTGCTGCGCGGCGGTCGCGTGGTGCACGACGGCGCACCGCTGGCCGCCGACGAGGCCGTCGCGCTGCACGAGGCGCACGGGTCGCACTGCCACGACCTCGGGCTGCCGGGCGACGACCCGCGCGACCGCCGCTTCGCCCACGACCACGCCCCGCACGTCGCGGCTCCCCTGGAGGCACCGTGA
- a CDS encoding glycine--tRNA ligase — protein MAKPPPSTVDHVVSLAKRRGFVYPCGEIYGGTRSAWDYGPLGVELKDNIKRQWWKAMVQAREDVVGLDSSVILPRETWVASGHVDTFNDPLTECQSCHKRYRADHLQEEYAEKKGLDDPDAVDLADVACANCGTRGAWTEPRQFSGMLKTHLGVVEDESGLHYLRPETAQGIFLNFANVVTSSRRKPPFGIAQIGKSFRNEITPGNFIFRTREFEQMEMEFFVKPGEDEEWHQYWIDERTRWYTDLGIDPDNLRHFEHPQEKLSHYSKRTVDIEYRFRFAGSEWGELEGVANRTDFDLSTHAQHSGQDLSYYDQAAGERYTPYVIEPAAGLSRSLMTFLVDAFTEDEAPNTKGGVDKRTVLRLDPRLAPVKAAVLPLSRNADLTPKAKALAAELRQHWNVEFDDSGAIGRRYRRQDEIGTPFCVTVDFDTLEDDAVTVRERDAMTQERIPLAGISRWFGERLVGC, from the coding sequence GTGGCCAAGCCGCCGCCGTCCACCGTCGACCACGTCGTCTCGCTCGCGAAGCGCCGCGGCTTCGTCTACCCGTGCGGCGAGATCTACGGCGGCACCCGGTCGGCGTGGGACTACGGCCCGCTCGGCGTGGAGCTCAAGGACAACATCAAGCGCCAGTGGTGGAAGGCGATGGTGCAGGCCCGCGAGGACGTCGTCGGCCTGGACTCCTCGGTGATCCTGCCGCGCGAGACCTGGGTCGCCAGCGGCCACGTCGACACCTTCAACGACCCGCTGACCGAGTGCCAGTCGTGCCACAAGCGCTACCGCGCCGACCACCTGCAGGAGGAGTACGCCGAGAAGAAGGGTCTCGACGACCCCGACGCGGTCGACCTGGCCGACGTGGCCTGCGCCAACTGCGGCACCCGCGGGGCCTGGACCGAGCCGCGGCAGTTCTCCGGCATGCTCAAGACCCACCTCGGCGTGGTCGAGGACGAGTCCGGCCTGCACTACCTGCGCCCCGAGACCGCGCAGGGCATCTTCCTCAACTTCGCCAACGTCGTGACCTCGAGCCGCCGCAAGCCGCCCTTCGGCATCGCCCAGATCGGCAAGAGCTTCCGCAACGAGATCACGCCGGGCAACTTCATCTTCCGCACCCGCGAGTTCGAGCAGATGGAGATGGAGTTCTTCGTCAAGCCGGGCGAGGACGAGGAGTGGCACCAGTACTGGATCGACGAGCGCACCCGGTGGTACACCGACCTCGGCATCGACCCCGACAACCTGCGCCACTTCGAGCACCCGCAGGAGAAGCTCAGCCACTACTCCAAGCGCACCGTCGACATCGAGTACCGCTTCCGCTTCGCCGGCTCGGAGTGGGGCGAGCTCGAGGGCGTCGCGAACCGCACCGACTTCGATCTCTCCACGCACGCGCAGCACTCCGGCCAGGACCTCAGCTACTACGACCAGGCCGCGGGGGAGCGCTACACCCCCTACGTCATCGAGCCGGCAGCCGGTCTCTCGCGCTCGCTCATGACCTTCCTGGTCGACGCGTTCACCGAGGACGAGGCGCCCAACACCAAGGGCGGCGTCGACAAGCGCACGGTGCTGCGCCTCGACCCGCGCCTCGCGCCGGTCAAGGCGGCCGTCCTGCCGCTGTCGCGCAACGCCGACCTCACACCCAAGGCGAAGGCGCTCGCCGCCGAGCTGCGCCAGCACTGGAACGTGGAGTTCGACGACTCCGGCGCCATCGGCCGCCGCTACCGGCGCCAGGACGAGATCGGCACGCCCTTCTGCGTCACCGTCGACTTCGACACCCTCGAGGACGACGCGGTCACCGTGCGCGAGCGCGACGCCATGACGCAGGAGCGCATCCCGCTCGCCGGCATCAGCCGCTGGTTCGGCGAGCGCCTGGTCGGCTGCTGA
- a CDS encoding isoprenyl transferase: MKSTSRSRTDVRAPRPHPSGARPPALPPELVPHHVAVVMDGNGRWAKERGLPRTRGHEAGESSLFDVVEGAIELGVKAVSAYAFSTENWSRSPDEVKFLMGFNRDVIRRRRDEMHALGVRVRWAGRAPRLWRSVVSELQRAEELTRDNDVLTLTMCVNYGGRAELADAARAIAREVAAGRLDPEKVTEKVFARHLYVPELPDADLVWRTSGEQRLSNFVLWQAAYSEMVFTDVLWPDVDRRHLWQAVETYARRDRRYGSA; the protein is encoded by the coding sequence GTGAAGTCGACGTCCCGGTCGCGCACCGACGTGCGCGCCCCGCGCCCGCACCCCTCCGGGGCCCGCCCGCCCGCGCTGCCGCCCGAGCTGGTGCCGCACCACGTCGCCGTCGTCATGGACGGCAACGGCCGGTGGGCCAAGGAGCGCGGGCTGCCCCGCACCCGCGGCCACGAGGCGGGGGAGTCCTCGCTCTTCGACGTCGTGGAGGGCGCGATCGAGCTGGGGGTGAAGGCGGTCTCGGCCTACGCCTTCTCCACCGAGAACTGGTCGCGCTCGCCCGACGAGGTCAAGTTCCTCATGGGCTTCAACCGCGACGTCATCCGACGCCGCCGCGACGAGATGCACGCGCTCGGCGTGCGGGTGCGGTGGGCCGGCCGCGCCCCGCGGCTGTGGCGCTCGGTGGTGAGCGAGCTGCAGCGGGCGGAGGAGCTGACCCGAGACAACGACGTCCTCACCCTCACGATGTGCGTCAACTACGGCGGTCGCGCGGAGCTGGCCGACGCGGCGCGCGCGATCGCCCGCGAGGTGGCGGCCGGTCGGCTCGACCCGGAGAAGGTCACCGAGAAGGTCTTCGCCCGCCACCTCTACGTGCCGGAGCTGCCCGACGCCGACCTGGTGTGGCGCACCTCGGGCGAGCAGCGGCTCTCCAACTTCGTGCTGTGGCAGGCGGCCTACTCCGAGATGGTCTTCACCGACGTGCTGTGGCCCGACGTCGACCGCCGCCACCTGTGGCAGGCCGTCGAGACCTACGCCCGGCGCGACCGCCGCTACGGCTCCGCCTGA
- a CDS encoding antibiotic biosynthesis monooxygenase, protein MIVVNRFRVPVTEAAAFRADVERAAALLAGRPGHLGGEVGRNVDDPELWVLTTRWEHVGAYRRALSSYDVKVGAVPLLSRALDEPSAYERVEPGAALNDHAARSLG, encoded by the coding sequence GTGATCGTGGTGAACCGCTTCCGGGTGCCCGTGACCGAGGCCGCGGCGTTCCGCGCCGACGTCGAGCGCGCCGCGGCGCTGCTCGCCGGCCGGCCGGGCCACCTCGGCGGCGAGGTGGGGCGCAACGTCGACGACCCCGAGCTGTGGGTGCTCACGACGCGCTGGGAGCACGTGGGCGCCTACCGGCGCGCGCTGTCGTCCTACGACGTGAAGGTCGGGGCGGTCCCGCTGCTGTCCCGGGCCCTCGACGAGCCCAGCGCCTACGAGCGCGTGGAGCCCGGTGCCGCCCTCAACGACCACGCAGCGCGGTCGCTAGGCTGA
- a CDS encoding gluconokinase, producing the protein MTSTDASAGDARPSPLQVVVMGVSATGKSSVALLLAERLGWEFVEGDDLHPPANVEKMREGVPLSDTDREPWLDLVNARARERARAGASSVITCSALRRAYRDRLEDGVPAMHFVHLHAPYAVLKPRMARRQRHFMPTGLLRSQFATLEPLEPDEDGSVVDVSGTLEEVVELALAAVRRRAGGPPAGV; encoded by the coding sequence ATGACGAGCACTGACGCCTCGGCCGGCGACGCACGGCCGAGCCCCCTCCAGGTCGTGGTGATGGGCGTGTCCGCCACGGGCAAGTCGAGCGTCGCCCTGCTGCTGGCCGAGCGGCTCGGCTGGGAATTCGTCGAGGGCGACGACCTCCACCCCCCGGCCAACGTCGAGAAGATGCGCGAGGGCGTGCCCCTCAGCGACACCGACCGCGAGCCCTGGCTCGACCTCGTCAACGCGCGCGCCCGCGAGCGGGCCCGCGCCGGCGCGAGCTCGGTCATCACCTGCTCGGCCCTGCGCCGCGCCTACCGCGACCGGCTGGAGGACGGCGTCCCCGCGATGCACTTCGTCCACCTGCACGCGCCCTACGCGGTGCTGAAGCCGCGGATGGCCCGCCGGCAGCGCCACTTCATGCCGACCGGGCTGCTGCGCTCGCAGTTCGCCACCCTCGAGCCGCTCGAGCCCGACGAGGACGGCTCCGTCGTCGACGTGTCCGGCACCCTGGAAGAGGTCGTGGAGCTCGCGCTCGCGGCGGTGCGGCGCCGAGCGGGGGGACCGCCCGCAGGGGTGTGA